The following proteins come from a genomic window of Anopheles ziemanni chromosome 3, idAnoZiCoDA_A2_x.2, whole genome shotgun sequence:
- the LOC131289702 gene encoding larval cuticle protein A3A-like codes for MAFKFAVFAAIVAVANAVAIGYPAPLGAYHAPLGVAKIAAPVVAKVADDYDPNPQYSYSYHIADALTGDNKEQQESRSGDSVTGSYSLVEPDGTRRVVEYTADPVNGFNAVVHREPLAVKAVAPIAKIAAPYAYPAVAKVAAPLAPYGYPAYGKAILG; via the exons ATGGCATTCAAA TTCGCCGTCTTCGCCGCCATCGTGGCCGTCGCCAACGCCGTCGCCATCGGATACCCGGCGCCGCTGGGAGCTTACCACGCTCCCCTCGGTGTGGCCAAGATTGCCGCCCCGGTCGTCGCCAAGGTTGCCGATGACTACGACCCCAACCCGCAGTACAGCTACAGCTACCACATTGCC GATGCCCTGACCGGAGACAACAAGGAACAGCAGGAGTCCCGCTCGGGAGACTCCGTCACCGGATCGTACTCGCTGGTCGAGCCCGATGGCACCCGTCGCGTCGTCGAGTACACCGCCGATCCCGTCAACGGATTCAACGCCGTCGTCCACCGTGAGCCGCTGGCCGTGAAGGCCGTCGCCCCGATCGCCAAGATTGCCGCCCCGTACGCCTACCCGGCCGTCGCCAAGGTTGCCGCCCCGCTGGCTCCCTACGGCTACCCCGCCTACGGCAAGGCCATCCTCGGTTAA
- the LOC131288745 gene encoding larval cuticle protein A2B-like yields the protein MSLRFAVLAAFVATASAVAVGYPGPLGAYHAPLAVAKVATADYDPNPQYSYSYAVSDALTGDNKSQQESRSGDVVSGSYSLIEPDGTQRVVEYTADPVNGFNAVVHRGAGVVKAAVPVAKYAAPLAHPLYG from the exons ATGTCTCTCCGG TTTGCAGTTCTCGCCGCCTTTGTTGCGACCGCCAGCGCCGTGGCCGTCGGATATCCCGGCCCGCTTGGTGCGTACCATGCACCCCTGGCCGTGGCCAAGGTAGCAACGGCTGACTACGATCCCAACCCGCAGTACAGCTACAGCTATGCCGTGTCG GATGCTCTGACCGGAGACAACAAGAGCCAGCAGGAGTCGCGCTCGGGAGATGTGGTCAGCGGATCGTACTCGCTCATCGAACCCGATGGCACCCAGCGCGTGGTCGAATACACTGCCGACCCGGTTAACGGATTCAACGCCGTCGTTCACCGCGGTGCCGGAGTGGTGAAGGCCGCGGTTCCGGTGGCTAAGTACGCTGCCCCGTTGGCTCACCCGCTGTACGGATAA